One Ignavibacterium album JCM 16511 genomic region harbors:
- a CDS encoding IS5 family transposase, protein MRSNKINNIDLFTSSANDKFTKHIKTQSKQALEIINNKINWTKLLRPLEETITKTKQNNSPAGRRTFDLLVIVKCFILQSIYNLSDPRLEEEIADRRSFQIFLGLNSSDSIPDETTICRYRELFATLELDKKLFYEFNKQLTELKLIVGKGTIVDATIKQAHAKPNSNRDNDADFTIKRGKTYYGYKGHIAIDEDSQVIKSVEFTKASIHDSNAFDQLVDYSEQAIFADKAYANKTRRNKLEAIGIFDGILAKGYRNKPLSKSEKKVNKLLSTIRNKVERPFAYMKQVLQYQQCSYYDIGRNRFEFIMCAFVYNIRRLITLST, encoded by the coding sequence ATGAGAAGCAACAAAATCAACAACATCGATTTATTTACATCATCAGCAAACGATAAGTTCACAAAACATATAAAAACTCAGAGTAAACAAGCTTTGGAAATAATAAACAACAAAATAAACTGGACAAAGCTATTAAGACCATTAGAAGAAACAATTACAAAGACAAAACAAAATAATTCACCAGCAGGCAGAAGAACATTCGATTTGCTTGTAATTGTTAAATGCTTTATTCTCCAAAGCATTTATAATCTTTCCGATCCACGTTTGGAGGAAGAAATAGCAGACCGTAGAAGCTTTCAGATATTTCTTGGTCTTAATAGTTCAGACTCAATTCCAGATGAAACAACTATATGCAGATACAGAGAACTTTTTGCAACTTTAGAGTTAGACAAGAAACTATTTTATGAATTTAACAAACAACTAACAGAACTGAAGCTGATTGTCGGGAAAGGAACAATAGTAGATGCCACAATAAAACAGGCACACGCAAAACCAAACAGCAATAGAGACAACGATGCAGACTTTACAATCAAAAGGGGCAAGACATATTATGGTTACAAAGGACACATTGCAATCGATGAAGACAGTCAAGTAATAAAGTCAGTTGAGTTTACCAAAGCAAGCATTCACGATTCAAATGCATTTGATCAATTAGTTGACTATTCCGAACAGGCTATCTTTGCTGATAAAGCTTATGCAAATAAAACAAGGAGAAATAAACTTGAAGCCATAGGTATTTTTGATGGCATCTTAGCAAAAGGTTATCGGAATAAACCTCTAAGCAAATCAGAAAAGAAAGTTAACAAGCTGCTTTCTACAATCAGAAATAAAGTTGAAAGACCATTTGCTTATATGAAACAAGTCTTGCAATACCAACAATGTAGTTACTATGATATAGGGCGAAACAGGTTTGAGTTTATAATGTGTGCTTTTGTTTACAATATTAGGAGACTTATCACATTATCGACTTAA
- a CDS encoding tail fiber domain-containing protein has protein sequence MKPKIFSIIICVLLFICEIFSQGIPQTINFQGVLKDASGNIVSNGDYNVTFKIYNAETGGTELWTETKLVNVVDGIFSTQLGSVTPISLPFEAAYWLGIAVGGGSELTPRVPFSSVPYSRMSLSVPDNSLTASKIHSGQIVKSLNGLKDNINLVAGSNATITPSGNDLTISAAGGGGGTVTQVNTGAGLTGGPITTTGTISIANDGITNAMLQNNSVTSAKITDGTIVEADLGNGSVTSTKILDATITSAKFLNDAVTTAKILNGTILLEDIGANGATANQVIKRNASNTAWITAPDETGAGLAWNLTGNAGTTPGTNFIGTTDAQAFDIRTNNILRTRITTKGQIETYYTGLSVFVGQGAGANDDLTNNENVFVGFNSGSLNTTGDYNTATGYQSLYSNTTGNDNTAIGYNSLFSNTTGENNTATGVYSLKHTTGSYNTANRYATLYFNTTGSHNTANGMYSLYYITTENNNTAVGYSAGDYLTFSEGTFVGSYAYPSADGYTNCMGLGYNARPTGSSRVHIGNSAITWIGGQVNWSTYSDGRYKKNVREDVRGLDFIMKLRPVTYNVAVNEISAFLKEDQKRDKDGNITFETNETDRKSREEKEAIRYTGFIAQEVEQAATELGFEFSGVEKPKDENNLYSLRYAEFVVPLVKAIQEQQKIIEELIRRIEALERK, from the coding sequence ATGAAACCTAAAATCTTTTCAATTATTATTTGTGTTCTTTTATTTATCTGTGAAATATTTTCCCAAGGCATACCTCAAACGATTAATTTTCAAGGTGTTCTGAAAGATGCTTCCGGTAATATAGTTTCCAACGGAGACTATAATGTTACTTTCAAAATTTACAATGCTGAAACCGGAGGCACAGAATTATGGACAGAAACAAAGCTTGTAAATGTTGTTGACGGAATTTTCTCAACACAACTTGGCAGTGTAACTCCAATTTCTCTTCCTTTTGAAGCCGCATACTGGCTCGGAATTGCCGTTGGAGGCGGTAGCGAATTAACACCAAGAGTTCCATTCTCATCGGTTCCATACAGCAGAATGAGTCTTTCTGTTCCTGATAACAGTTTAACTGCTTCCAAAATTCACAGCGGACAGATTGTAAAAAGTCTGAACGGATTAAAAGATAATATTAATCTTGTTGCAGGTAGTAATGCTACAATTACACCAAGCGGAAATGACTTAACAATTTCTGCTGCAGGTGGTGGTGGAGGAACTGTAACACAGGTTAACACTGGTGCAGGACTTACCGGCGGACCAATAACAACAACGGGAACAATAAGTATTGCAAATGATGGAATAACAAATGCAATGCTTCAAAACAATTCTGTAACAAGTGCAAAGATAACGGATGGAACTATAGTAGAAGCAGATTTAGGAAACGGCTCTGTAACTTCAACCAAAATATTAGATGCTACAATTACATCTGCAAAGTTTTTAAACGACGCTGTTACAACTGCAAAAATTCTTAATGGTACTATTTTATTGGAAGATATTGGCGCAAATGGAGCGACTGCAAATCAAGTAATTAAACGCAATGCTTCGAACACTGCCTGGATAACAGCTCCAGACGAGACCGGTGCAGGGCTCGCCTGGAATCTGACAGGCAATGCAGGTACAACGCCAGGGACTAATTTTATTGGTACTACTGATGCACAGGCATTTGATATACGCACAAATAATATCTTAAGAACCCGCATTACCACCAAAGGACAAATAGAAACATACTACACCGGCCTTTCGGTTTTTGTTGGACAAGGTGCCGGGGCAAATGATGATTTAACCAATAATGAAAATGTTTTCGTCGGTTTTAATTCCGGTTCTTTAAACACCACAGGAGATTATAATACCGCCACTGGATATCAGTCGCTTTATTCTAACACCACAGGAAACGATAACACCGCCATCGGATATAATTCTCTTTTTTCCAACACAACAGGGGAAAATAATACCGCCACTGGAGTGTATTCGCTTAAACACACCACAGGAAGCTACAATACTGCCAACAGATATGCGACACTTTATTTTAACACTACAGGAAGCCACAATACCGCCAACGGAATGTATTCACTTTATTACATCACCACCGAAAATAATAATACCGCGGTAGGTTATAGTGCTGGCGATTATCTTACATTTAGTGAAGGCACTTTTGTTGGTAGTTATGCCTACCCAAGTGCAGATGGTTATACTAACTGTATGGGTCTAGGATATAATGCAAGACCTACGGGAAGCAGTAGAGTGCATATAGGAAACTCAGCAATAACCTGGATAGGCGGACAGGTAAACTGGAGCACATACTCCGATGGTCGTTATAAAAAGAATGTAAGAGAAGATGTAAGGGGACTTGATTTTATTATGAAACTGCGACCTGTTACTTATAATGTTGCTGTTAATGAAATTTCTGCATTTCTTAAAGAAGATCAGAAAAGAGACAAAGATGGCAATATTACTTTTGAGACAAATGAAACAGACCGCAAATCAAGAGAGGAAAAGGAAGCAATCCGTTACACTGGTTTTATTGCTCAGGAAGTAGAGCAGGCGGCAACAGAGCTTGGTTTTGAATTCAGTGGAGTAGAAAAACCAAAAGATGAAAACAATTTATACAGTTTGCGCTATGCAGAGTTTGTTGTGCCGCTTGTAAAAGCAATTCAGGAACAACAAAAAATTATCGAGGAATTAATCAGGAGAATTGAGGCGTTGGAAAGAAAATAA
- a CDS encoding sensor histidine kinase: MRKRYSLAYNLAIFILAQIVWLALLGLWIYWYVSNYLIFEKVGEKVSPQIVIDTPNVFPFVGGIVLLVGLSFSMVLIFRHLNVQIRLTRLYDNFIANITHELKSPLSSLQLYLETLNSRNVPPEKQKEFLEQMIKDTTRLQKLISTILEISALESRKNKAQFEVYDCCEIISLLLNESVEQFRLKTDAIDFNCENEANISIDVNAFKMVIDNLIDNSIKYSTGDLKISVSVKTFLNKVEIQFTDNGIGIIPKEQKNIFQKFYRIYDSDIPNVKGTGLGLYWVKEIIRNHKGKISVKSEGKGKGTTFIIELPTAKKTKNKK, translated from the coding sequence ATGCGAAAAAGATATTCACTCGCATATAATCTTGCTATTTTCATTCTTGCACAAATTGTGTGGCTTGCACTGCTAGGATTGTGGATTTACTGGTATGTTTCTAACTATCTTATCTTTGAAAAAGTCGGTGAAAAAGTTTCTCCTCAGATTGTGATTGATACTCCCAATGTTTTCCCATTCGTTGGAGGAATTGTTCTTCTTGTAGGACTTTCATTCAGCATGGTTTTAATTTTCAGACATCTAAATGTTCAAATCAGGTTAACGAGACTTTATGATAACTTCATTGCAAATATCACACACGAACTGAAATCGCCTCTATCTTCGTTGCAACTTTATCTCGAAACATTGAACTCAAGAAATGTTCCGCCGGAAAAACAAAAAGAATTTCTTGAACAAATGATAAAAGATACAACAAGGTTGCAGAAGTTAATTAGCACTATTCTTGAAATCTCTGCGCTTGAGAGTAGAAAGAATAAAGCTCAGTTTGAAGTGTACGATTGCTGTGAAATAATAAGTCTTTTGTTGAATGAATCTGTCGAGCAATTCAGATTAAAAACGGATGCGATTGATTTCAATTGCGAGAATGAGGCAAACATTTCCATTGATGTTAATGCATTCAAAATGGTGATTGATAACCTTATTGATAATTCAATCAAGTATTCAACCGGTGACTTGAAAATTTCTGTATCTGTAAAAACATTTTTGAATAAAGTTGAAATTCAATTCACAGATAATGGGATAGGGATTATTCCCAAAGAACAAAAAAATATTTTTCAAAAGTTTTACAGAATTTATGATTCGGATATTCCGAATGTAAAGGGAACCGGACTTGGGCTTTACTGGGTAAAAGAAATTATCAGAAATCACAAAGGAAAAATTTCGGTGAAAAGTGAAGGCAAAGGAAAAGGCACAACCTTTATAATTGAACTTCCAACGGCAAAGAAAACAAAAAATAAAAAATGA
- a CDS encoding response regulator transcription factor codes for MNDDKYLDAKILLVEDEESLATGLEYNLTEEGYIVDWAKDGKQAIEKFDKGGYDLIILDIMLPYHNGFEVAAKVRQKDPQIPILMLTAKTTVDDKVKGLETGADDYITKPFHLQELLLRIKGMLKRKSWYSKSIKLTPVYKLGNCEINFDNLKCKKGKIEFNLTHFEAILLKYLIENKGRIIGRKELLENVWNMNPEVETRTVDIFISRLRKYFEDDPSNPVYIKSVRSSGYIFESEEKN; via the coding sequence ATGAATGACGATAAATATTTGGATGCTAAAATTCTTTTGGTTGAAGATGAAGAGAGTCTTGCAACCGGTCTTGAATACAATCTGACAGAAGAAGGTTATATTGTTGACTGGGCAAAGGATGGTAAACAGGCAATAGAAAAATTTGATAAGGGCGGATATGATTTGATAATACTTGATATAATGCTTCCATATCACAATGGTTTTGAGGTTGCAGCTAAAGTAAGACAAAAAGACCCTCAGATTCCTATCTTGATGCTCACAGCAAAAACAACGGTTGACGATAAAGTGAAAGGACTTGAAACTGGGGCTGATGATTATATCACAAAACCATTTCATCTTCAGGAATTATTATTAAGAATAAAAGGCATGCTTAAAAGAAAAAGCTGGTATTCTAAATCAATAAAACTGACTCCGGTCTACAAACTTGGTAATTGCGAAATAAATTTTGATAATCTGAAATGCAAAAAAGGAAAGATAGAATTTAATCTAACACACTTTGAGGCAATTCTTCTGAAATATCTTATTGAAAACAAAGGAAGAATAATCGGCAGAAAAGAGTTGTTGGAGAATGTGTGGAATATGAATCCGGAAGTGGAGACCAGAACAGTTGATATTTTCATCTCACGATTAAGAAAATATTTTGAAGACGATCCATCTAACCCCGTTTATATAAAAAGCGTCAGAAGTTCCGGATATATCTTTGAGTCTGAAGAAAAGAATTAA
- a CDS encoding SBBP repeat-containing protein has protein sequence MKKILILTAFFVCEFQLIIFSQVSAAWINRYSGTFLTDDFPTAMTIDNSGNVYVTGSVLDSTATSAVEKLITIKYNTDGELIWVAKYGDAPVNKRGTAIAVDAEGNVYTTGWISGSSSPVSYITIKYDVTGQKQWDVIYNSGWNGYATAITLDNQGNVYVTGHSSGGTTDYDYATIKYDPCGQQQWVARYSEPLHALDIPKSIVVDDSGYVYVTGTSYDSTTFFDIVTIKYDQLGQQQWVRRYDDPGLAGSRDDCAFAIAIDNDRNIIITGGTQGLGNLGLPPEFYQDCVTIKYNPHGDTAWIRKYDSGRGQDWGTDLVIDSLNNIYIAGSAYGQSSSDYLTLKYSSDGQLLWDKYYNGPLYASGDYASAIAIDNESNLYITGKSKALNWEDFATLKYNSLGELQWVIRYDGPSNGIDQALSIAVDPEKNVYVFGKSLGGNYRYDFLTIKYIQESIVSTSLISNSTAGSTTLEVVSIVGFSIGDSIIINPGGPNEEMNKILGFGSIHLQSPLQYDHFAGESVIKLNPTDVKDDQNIIPSKFELHQNYPNPFNPTTKIKYRIPNVGTGLALSVLKVYDLLGNEVATLVNEYKPAGSYEVEFNGNNLASGIYFCRMQAGNYISIKKMMLLK, from the coding sequence ATGAAAAAGATATTAATTCTAACCGCTTTTTTTGTCTGTGAATTTCAACTTATAATATTTTCGCAAGTAAGCGCGGCCTGGATAAACAGGTATAGTGGTACTTTTTTAACAGACGATTTTCCCACAGCGATGACCATTGATAATTCGGGAAATGTTTATGTGACAGGAAGCGTTTTGGATTCGACAGCTACAAGCGCGGTTGAGAAACTTATAACAATAAAATATAACACTGATGGAGAACTAATTTGGGTAGCAAAGTATGGTGATGCTCCGGTGAATAAACGAGGCACTGCAATAGCTGTTGATGCTGAAGGAAATGTATATACTACAGGTTGGATATCTGGTTCTTCAAGCCCTGTATCATACATAACGATTAAGTATGATGTAACCGGACAAAAACAGTGGGATGTTATATATAATAGCGGTTGGAATGGTTACGCTACAGCGATTACCCTCGATAATCAAGGAAATGTTTATGTTACAGGTCATAGCTCTGGTGGCACAACTGATTATGATTATGCCACGATTAAATACGATCCGTGTGGTCAGCAACAGTGGGTAGCACGCTACTCAGAACCATTACATGCATTAGATATTCCTAAATCAATCGTTGTTGATGATTCGGGTTATGTATATGTAACAGGTACAAGCTATGACTCGACAACATTCTTTGATATAGTTACTATTAAATATGATCAGCTTGGTCAGCAGCAGTGGGTTCGCAGATATGATGATCCCGGATTAGCTGGTTCACGGGATGATTGTGCTTTTGCTATAGCTATTGATAATGACAGAAATATTATTATAACCGGAGGAACTCAAGGTCTAGGTAACCTTGGATTGCCACCTGAATTTTATCAGGATTGCGTTACTATTAAATATAATCCTCATGGCGATACTGCTTGGATTAGAAAATATGATAGCGGCAGAGGACAAGACTGGGGCACTGATTTAGTTATTGATAGCTTAAATAATATTTATATCGCTGGCAGTGCCTACGGTCAATCAAGTTCTGACTATCTTACCTTAAAATACAGTTCTGATGGTCAATTGCTTTGGGACAAATATTACAATGGTCCTCTTTATGCCAGTGGAGACTATGCAAGCGCTATTGCTATTGATAATGAATCTAATCTTTACATTACCGGGAAAAGTAAAGCACTAAATTGGGAAGACTTTGCAACTTTAAAATATAATTCGTTAGGAGAGCTACAATGGGTTATACGATACGATGGTCCTAGTAACGGCATTGACCAGGCGTTATCAATCGCAGTTGACCCGGAAAAGAATGTTTATGTTTTTGGAAAGAGCTTAGGGGGAAATTATCGATATGATTTCCTCACTATAAAATACATTCAAGAGAGTATTGTTAGCACTTCATTAATTTCTAATTCAACAGCTGGAAGTACAACCTTAGAAGTTGTCAGTATAGTTGGTTTCTCAATTGGGGATAGTATAATAATTAATCCCGGTGGACCGAATGAAGAGATGAATAAAATACTCGGATTCGGATCAATTCACCTCCAGTCGCCATTACAATATGATCATTTTGCCGGAGAATCAGTTATCAAATTAAATCCCACTGATGTTAAAGATGATCAAAACATAATTCCTTCAAAGTTTGAACTTCATCAAAACTATCCCAATCCATTTAACCCAACTACAAAAATCAAATACAGGATTCCAAATGTAGGGACAGGGCTTGCCCTGTCCGTTTTAAAGGTTTACGATTTACTTGGAAATGAAGTTGCAACATTGGTAAACGAATACAAACCAGCAGGAAGTTATGAAGTTGAGTTTAACGGAAATAATCTGGCATCAGGAATATATTTCTGCCGAATGCAGGCAGGAAATTATATAAGCATTAAGAAAATGATGCTGTTGAAATAA
- a CDS encoding LamG-like jellyroll fold domain-containing protein, which produces MKTLFTALLLSLFSFSIFSQINPDSGLVAYFPFNGNANDETGNGYDGTINGNATLVPDRFNSSDKAFTFPDQSSSISLANSTSLNLENGFTINAWIKYTLNNYTTVIVCKHVCGFVNGFFFGIDSDGQIQLWLGQSGWSTVRTNQSFVEGQWYMVTASYDATTSTAKVYVNGELGGSGNVVYNNFSSNPISIGEVYLNNCGAGFMDGAVDEVKIYNRALSDAEILEEYNNTYIDLVLFLPFNSNANDESGNGNNGTINGATLTQDRFGVPAKAYYFNGTGDFISIPDNPNLFSDELTISWWYKLTEIPGPAAVVIGWVDGGHRYQQFFSGGQLSYLNGYNVGQPGVYFNPIYGLNDLNVWKNVVVTYKKLSQTTSTTSIYVDGELKQTDNHNLAMDYTPGPDFFIGKNHNGNFFKGYLDDFRIYNRVLNDNEILALFTDSSTYFPDSLIAYFPFNGNANDESVFHNNGSAVNALLTTDRFANQDAAYYFNGSDSRIQVPENSLYDFGFGDFTMSAWVNVSVFGTSRIVSAGYDENDNIWGLGFGTHPVWGNGIRINYFLYSGNEFRDFSSDEIFNYLPGEWTFVTVSKSADQIKFYKDGKLAGTQTINYPSNSNSLMSIGCRQYSSGNFQEFFNGKIDEVKIFNKSFSNQEIFQMYKSTTSAPNLQSPANNAIVNTLTPLLVWDSLVTATNYSVMIATDSLFNTIVLLQFSNAASYLVESGALNPNVDYYWKVRTNNDGGVSPWSDVYHFTINLTDVEDEQQLPTGFALLQNYPNPFNPTTIIKYQLPVNSNVTLKVYDVLGKEVATLVNGYKSAGRYEVEFNTTSLSSGVYFYQLKTGSFVETKKMIILK; this is translated from the coding sequence ATGAAAACTTTATTTACAGCCCTGCTTCTTTCCTTATTTTCTTTTTCAATTTTCTCTCAAATAAATCCTGATTCAGGACTTGTTGCTTACTTTCCATTTAATGGAAATGCTAATGATGAAACTGGCAACGGATATGATGGAACAATAAATGGGAATGCAACTTTAGTTCCAGACAGATTTAATTCATCAGATAAAGCATTTACATTCCCAGATCAATCCAGCAGTATCTCGCTTGCTAATTCTACAAGTTTAAACCTTGAAAATGGCTTTACTATAAATGCGTGGATAAAATATACTCTCAATAATTATACAACCGTAATAGTCTGTAAACATGTATGTGGATTCGTAAACGGTTTTTTCTTTGGAATTGACTCTGACGGACAAATACAATTGTGGTTAGGGCAGAGCGGTTGGTCAACTGTTAGAACAAATCAATCTTTTGTTGAAGGTCAATGGTACATGGTAACAGCAAGCTATGATGCAACTACATCTACCGCTAAGGTTTATGTGAATGGTGAGTTAGGTGGATCCGGAAATGTGGTTTATAATAATTTTAGTTCAAATCCTATTTCAATTGGTGAAGTATACTTAAACAATTGTGGAGCCGGTTTTATGGATGGTGCTGTCGATGAAGTTAAAATATATAATCGTGCATTAAGTGATGCAGAAATCTTAGAGGAATATAATAATACATACATTGATTTAGTTTTATTCCTGCCCTTCAACAGTAATGCTAATGATGAAAGTGGCAATGGAAATAATGGAACTATTAATGGCGCCACCTTAACTCAGGATAGATTTGGTGTACCTGCAAAAGCATATTACTTTAACGGGACAGGTGATTTTATATCGATCCCTGATAATCCAAATTTATTTTCTGACGAGCTTACAATTTCCTGGTGGTATAAATTAACTGAAATTCCAGGCCCAGCAGCTGTTGTGATAGGCTGGGTAGATGGCGGACATAGATATCAGCAGTTTTTTAGCGGAGGACAATTATCTTACTTGAATGGATACAATGTTGGACAGCCCGGAGTGTACTTTAACCCAATTTATGGGTTAAATGATTTAAATGTTTGGAAGAATGTTGTTGTTACATATAAAAAACTTAGCCAAACAACCTCAACTACTTCAATTTATGTTGATGGTGAATTAAAGCAAACTGATAATCATAATTTAGCTATGGATTATACTCCTGGTCCTGATTTTTTCATCGGAAAAAATCATAATGGAAATTTCTTTAAAGGTTATCTTGATGATTTCAGAATTTATAATCGTGTATTAAATGATAACGAGATTTTAGCTTTATTTACTGATTCATCAACTTATTTCCCCGATAGCTTAATTGCATATTTTCCATTCAACGGTAACGCAAATGACGAAAGTGTTTTTCATAATAATGGTAGCGCTGTCAATGCTTTATTAACAACCGACAGATTTGCTAATCAGGATGCTGCCTACTACTTTAATGGTTCGGATAGCAGAATACAAGTCCCTGAAAATTCTCTTTATGATTTTGGATTTGGAGATTTTACAATGAGTGCATGGGTAAATGTATCTGTGTTCGGTACTTCAAGAATTGTTTCTGCAGGTTATGATGAAAACGATAATATCTGGGGACTTGGTTTCGGCACTCATCCTGTTTGGGGTAATGGCATCAGAATTAATTATTTCCTTTACAGCGGTAATGAGTTCAGAGATTTTAGTTCCGATGAAATCTTTAATTATTTACCCGGTGAATGGACTTTTGTTACAGTTTCAAAATCAGCCGACCAGATAAAATTTTATAAAGATGGAAAATTAGCCGGCACTCAAACTATTAACTATCCTTCTAACTCAAACAGTTTAATGAGTATCGGGTGCAGGCAATATTCATCCGGAAATTTCCAGGAATTCTTTAATGGTAAGATTGATGAAGTAAAAATATTTAATAAATCATTTTCTAATCAGGAAATCTTCCAGATGTATAAATCAACCACATCTGCACCAAATCTTCAATCACCTGCAAATAATGCAATTGTTAACACATTAACACCGCTATTGGTCTGGGATAGTTTGGTTACTGCAACAAATTATTCCGTTATGATCGCAACAGATTCTTTATTCAATACTATTGTTTTGTTACAGTTTTCAAATGCTGCTTCATATTTAGTTGAAAGCGGTGCACTTAATCCAAATGTTGATTACTACTGGAAAGTACGGACAAATAATGATGGTGGAGTAAGTCCCTGGTCAGATGTTTATCATTTTACAATTAATTTAACCGATGTTGAAGATGAACAACAGCTTCCAACAGGATTTGCTTTATTACAGAATTATCCCAACCCTTTCAATCCCACAACAATTATAAAATATCAGTTACCTGTAAATAGTAATGTTACTCTTAAAGTTTATGATGTTTTAGGCAAAGAAGTTGCGACGCTTGTAAATGGATACAAATCAGCAGGAAGGTATGAAGTTGAGTTCAACACAACATCACTCTCAAGTGGAGTTTATTTCTATCAGTTGAAGACAGGAAGTTTTGTTGAAACAAAGAAGATGATCATTTTAAAATAA
- a CDS encoding acyloxyacyl hydrolase, with translation MYNLALSCLLISLALVSNGYSQVSDSSSNTSNENFDCCNSSDVIGLTYITGYMIPHAKEVLNVRGTNPRGIELAYYSHLNNDEVWLDCECYPRIGGFLSFYDFDITDVLGYGFSGGINFTYFFGLPSDYNFHIKGKAGFAYLTKPFDKQKHPQNMSYSTHFNYILSAGAGVTIKLLDQLELQIEGSMNHQSNAALLEPNGGINYWAGSSSLNYLFTSVQFKPRNVSVDPYLIQPKKKRWDISFSWGISSMPYPEPGQVPMYGITINRSIQVYRIMALLFGAELERNGRAVELFRRYRPNEYVNPYRFSLLGGVEFLMGKTLFSVQFGGYLFIPFRHFVANGFPARTFEDRTYQRWGLVYNLFENIYVGLNFKSYRNSADHLSLRFTYSF, from the coding sequence ATGTACAACTTAGCTTTGTCGTGTTTACTGATATCTCTTGCTCTCGTATCAAATGGCTATTCTCAGGTCTCTGACTCATCTTCAAATACATCAAACGAAAATTTTGACTGCTGTAACAGCAGCGATGTTATTGGTTTAACATATATTACAGGTTATATGATTCCTCACGCAAAGGAAGTACTGAATGTTCGCGGTACAAATCCAAGAGGAATTGAGCTTGCATATTATTCCCATCTTAATAATGACGAAGTTTGGCTTGATTGTGAATGCTATCCGCGCATCGGAGGATTTCTCTCTTTTTATGATTTTGATATTACAGATGTTCTGGGTTATGGATTCTCCGGCGGAATTAATTTTACTTACTTCTTTGGTCTGCCTTCTGATTATAATTTTCATATAAAAGGAAAAGCAGGATTTGCTTACCTGACAAAACCTTTCGATAAACAGAAGCATCCGCAAAATATGTCTTATTCTACTCACTTTAATTACATCCTTTCGGCAGGAGCCGGAGTAACAATTAAATTACTCGATCAGCTTGAATTACAAATCGAAGGAAGCATGAATCATCAATCCAACGCAGCACTTCTTGAACCGAATGGTGGAATTAATTATTGGGCTGGAAGTTCATCTTTGAACTATCTTTTTACTTCGGTGCAGTTTAAACCAAGAAATGTTTCGGTTGATCCATATCTTATTCAACCAAAGAAAAAAAGGTGGGATATTTCTTTCTCGTGGGGAATTTCATCAATGCCTTATCCCGAGCCAGGACAGGTTCCAATGTATGGTATTACAATTAACAGAAGCATTCAGGTTTACAGAATAATGGCTTTGCTCTTCGGTGCAGAACTCGAAAGAAACGGAAGAGCAGTTGAACTATTCCGGAGATACAGACCGAATGAATATGTTAATCCATATCGCTTTTCTTTACTTGGTGGAGTTGAGTTTTTAATGGGAAAAACTTTGTTCTCTGTGCAGTTTGGAGGTTATTTATTTATTCCTTTCAGACATTTTGTTGCAAATGGTTTTCCGGCCAGAACTTTTGAAGACAGAACATATCAGCGTTGGGGTTTGGTATATAATCTTTTTGAAAATATTTATGTTGGTCTAAATTTCAAATCATACAGAAACTCTGCCGATCATCTGAGTTTAAGATTTACTTACTCTTTTTGA